In Herbaspirillum sp. WKF16, one genomic interval encodes:
- the trpB gene encoding tryptophan synthase subunit beta, whose translation MKELNPLGNFAERQAIAPAALHQSAPYNLPDSRGHFGPYGGSFAAETLTLALTELREAYAHYQNDEQFLAEFHSELKHFVGRPSPVYHAKRWSELAGGAQIYFKREDLNHTGAHKINNVIGQALLAKRMGKKRIIAETGAGQHGVATATICARFGMECIVYMGSEDVKRQLQNVYRMNLLGAKVVPVESGSKTLKDALNEAMRDWVTNVESTFYIIGTVAGPHPYPMMVRDFQAVIGNECIVQMPEIASRQPDYVVAAVGGGSNAMGIFYPYIDYPDVRLVGVEAAGDGLDSGRHSASLTLGSPGVLHGNRTYLLQDENGQIIETHSVSAGLDYPGVGPEHAWLKDSGRASYECITDEEALAAFNTCCRIEGIIPALESSHALAYAAKLAASLPKDKIVLANLSGRGDKDMHTVQQRQG comes from the coding sequence ATGAAAGAACTGAACCCGCTCGGCAACTTCGCCGAGCGTCAAGCCATTGCCCCCGCCGCCTTGCACCAGTCGGCCCCTTATAACTTGCCGGATTCGCGCGGCCACTTCGGTCCCTACGGCGGCAGCTTCGCGGCCGAGACGCTGACGCTGGCCCTGACCGAGCTGCGCGAGGCCTATGCCCACTACCAGAACGACGAGCAGTTCCTGGCCGAATTCCACTCCGAGCTGAAGCACTTCGTCGGCCGTCCGAGCCCGGTGTACCACGCCAAGCGCTGGTCCGAGCTGGCCGGCGGCGCGCAGATCTACTTCAAGCGCGAAGACCTCAACCATACCGGCGCCCACAAGATCAACAACGTGATCGGCCAGGCCCTGCTGGCCAAGCGCATGGGCAAGAAGCGCATCATCGCCGAGACCGGCGCCGGCCAGCACGGCGTGGCGACCGCCACCATCTGCGCGCGCTTCGGCATGGAGTGCATCGTCTACATGGGCAGCGAGGACGTGAAGCGCCAGCTGCAGAACGTCTACCGCATGAACCTGCTGGGCGCCAAGGTGGTGCCGGTGGAGTCAGGCTCCAAGACGCTCAAGGATGCGTTGAACGAAGCCATGCGCGACTGGGTCACCAACGTCGAGTCGACCTTCTACATCATCGGCACGGTGGCCGGCCCGCACCCGTACCCGATGATGGTGCGCGACTTCCAGGCGGTGATCGGCAACGAGTGCATCGTGCAGATGCCCGAGATCGCCTCGCGCCAGCCCGACTACGTAGTGGCGGCGGTGGGCGGCGGCTCCAACGCCATGGGCATCTTCTATCCCTACATCGATTACCCGGACGTCAGGCTGGTGGGCGTCGAAGCCGCCGGCGACGGCCTCGATTCCGGCCGCCACTCTGCCTCGCTGACGCTGGGCTCGCCGGGCGTGCTGCACGGCAACCGCACCTACCTGCTGCAGGATGAGAACGGCCAGATCATCGAGACTCATTCGGTCTCGGCCGGCCTCGACTATCCGGGCGTCGGCCCCGAGCACGCATGGCTGAAGGACAGCGGCCGCGCCAGCTACGAGTGCATCACCGATGAGGAGGCGCTGGCCGCCTTCAACACCTGCTGCCGCATCGAAGGGATCATCCCGGCGCTGGAGTCCAGCCACGCGCTGGCCTACGCCGCCAAGCTGGCGGCTTCGCTGCCCAAGGACAAGATCGTGCTGGCCAACCTGTCCGGCCGCGGGGACAAGGACATGCATACCGTGCAGCAGCGCCAGGGCTGA
- the trpA gene encoding tryptophan synthase subunit alpha: MSKIQATFTQLAAQKRKALITFITAGDPAPELTVPLMHALVAGGVDILELGVPFSDPMAEGPVIQRACERALKFNISTRDVLDFVREFRKTNSHTPVVLMGYANPIERFGVDAFIGAAREAGVDGTIVVDYPPEECEEFAQKMQANGMDPIFLLAPTSTEDRIRQVAAVSSGFSYYVSLKGVTGAGNIDTVEVAERIAAIRKHVKLPIGVGFGIRDGATAKAVAAVADAVVIGSRIIAELENTPPAKACDAVQAFVADIRKALDS; this comes from the coding sequence ATGTCCAAGATCCAAGCAACCTTCACCCAGCTGGCCGCGCAGAAACGCAAGGCCCTGATCACCTTCATCACCGCCGGCGACCCGGCGCCGGAACTGACCGTGCCGCTGATGCACGCGCTCGTGGCCGGCGGCGTCGACATCCTCGAACTCGGCGTGCCGTTCTCCGACCCGATGGCCGAAGGGCCGGTGATCCAGCGCGCCTGCGAGCGCGCGCTCAAGTTCAACATCAGCACCCGCGACGTGCTGGACTTTGTGCGCGAATTCCGCAAGACCAACAGCCACACGCCTGTGGTGCTGATGGGCTACGCCAACCCGATCGAGCGCTTCGGCGTCGACGCCTTCATCGGCGCGGCCAGGGAAGCCGGCGTGGACGGCACCATCGTGGTCGATTACCCGCCCGAGGAATGCGAGGAGTTCGCGCAGAAGATGCAGGCCAATGGCATGGATCCCATCTTCCTGCTGGCGCCGACCTCGACCGAGGACCGCATCCGCCAGGTGGCGGCGGTCAGCAGCGGCTTCTCCTACTACGTTTCGCTCAAGGGCGTGACCGGCGCCGGCAATATCGACACCGTCGAAGTCGCCGAGCGCATCGCCGCCATCCGCAAGCACGTCAAGCTGCCCATCGGCGTGGGCTTCGGCATCCGCGACGGCGCCACCGCCAAGGCGGTGGCGGCGGTGGCCGATGCCGTGGTGATCGGCAGCCGCATCATCGCCGAGCTGGAGAACACTCCGCCAGCCAAGGCCTGCGACGCGGTGCAGGCCTTCGTGGCCGATATCCGCAAGGCGCTGGATTCCTGA
- the accD gene encoding acetyl-CoA carboxylase, carboxyltransferase subunit beta, translated as MSWLEKLLPPQIKSGSASRKAIPEGLWVKCPSCEAVLYRTDLESNLHVCPKCSHHMRIRARARLDALLDEGGRYEIGQEALPVDTLKFKDSKKYPDRLKDAMESTGETDAMVVMGGAIMTLPVVVACFEFEFMGGSMGSVVGERFARGAQAALEQKVPFICITATGGARMQEGLLSLMQMAKTTSMLTKLSEKKLPFISVLTDPTMGGVSASFAFMGDVVMAEPKALIGFAGPRVIENTVREKLPEGFQRAEFLVTKGAIDMIVDRRKMREEIARLLALLQNQAAETVS; from the coding sequence ATGAGCTGGCTCGAGAAGTTATTGCCACCCCAGATTAAAAGCGGCTCCGCCAGCCGCAAGGCTATCCCGGAAGGCCTGTGGGTCAAGTGCCCCTCCTGCGAAGCAGTGCTTTACCGTACCGACCTGGAGTCCAACCTCCACGTCTGCCCCAAGTGCAGCCACCACATGCGCATCCGCGCCCGCGCCCGTCTCGATGCCTTGCTCGACGAGGGCGGCCGCTATGAGATCGGCCAGGAAGCCTTGCCGGTCGACACCCTGAAGTTCAAGGACAGCAAGAAGTACCCCGATCGCCTGAAGGACGCCATGGAATCCACCGGCGAAACCGACGCCATGGTGGTCATGGGCGGCGCGATCATGACCCTGCCGGTCGTGGTGGCCTGCTTCGAATTCGAATTCATGGGCGGCTCCATGGGATCCGTGGTCGGCGAGCGTTTCGCCCGCGGCGCCCAGGCAGCGCTGGAACAGAAGGTCCCGTTCATCTGCATCACCGCCACCGGCGGCGCCCGCATGCAGGAAGGCCTGCTGTCGCTGATGCAGATGGCCAAGACCACCTCCATGCTGACCAAGCTGTCGGAAAAGAAGCTGCCGTTCATCAGCGTGCTGACCGACCCCACCATGGGCGGCGTCTCGGCTTCGTTCGCCTTCATGGGCGACGTGGTGATGGCCGAGCCCAAGGCGCTGATCGGCTTCGCCGGCCCGCGCGTGATCGAGAACACGGTGCGCGAGAAACTGCCGGAAGGCTTCCAGCGCGCCGAGTTCCTGGTGACCAAGGGCGCCATCGACATGATCGTCGACCGCCGCAAGATGCGCGAGGAAATCGCCCGTCTGCTGGCGCTGCTGCAAAACCAGGCGGCCGAAACCGTTTCCTGA
- the folC gene encoding bifunctional tetrahydrofolate synthase/dihydrofolate synthase, with product MTSQASPTPSNLNEWLALLEQRHFKQIDMGLERVMQVKKKLDIKFDCPVIMVAGTNGKGSTCAMLESILMRAGYRVGLYIKPHFLHFNERARIGGDMASDEQLVAAFEAVEAQRGDISLTYFEFTTLAIMKLLADARQDVVILEVGLGGRLDAVNVIDADVAVVTSIDIDHTEYLGETREEIGFEKAGIFRPGKVAVCGDPVPPKSLIEHAEKIGADLWLMGRDYNYQGDKQQWAYGGRGMRRNSLAYPSLRGANQILNASAALAALEALREVLPVGAQEVRTGLATVELPGRFQVLPGQPLVILDVAHNPHAAATLAQNLDNMGFHPYTYAVFGSMLDKDIEGVIGHLKDKIDHWCVTGLPLPRAATAQQLREALLSAGVEPEFRRDAARSIETFDTPAAAYANALSRAGENDRIVVFGSFLTVAGVMQARRPGLH from the coding sequence ATGACATCGCAAGCTTCCCCGACTCCCAGCAACCTCAACGAGTGGCTGGCCCTGCTGGAACAGCGCCATTTCAAGCAGATCGACATGGGGCTGGAGCGCGTCATGCAGGTCAAGAAGAAGCTCGACATCAAGTTCGACTGCCCGGTCATCATGGTGGCCGGCACCAACGGCAAGGGCTCGACCTGCGCCATGCTGGAATCGATCCTGATGCGCGCCGGCTACCGTGTCGGCCTGTACATCAAGCCGCACTTCCTGCACTTCAACGAGCGCGCCCGCATCGGCGGCGACATGGCCAGCGATGAGCAGCTCGTGGCAGCCTTCGAGGCGGTCGAGGCGCAGCGCGGCGACATTTCCCTGACCTATTTCGAATTCACCACGCTGGCCATCATGAAGCTGTTGGCCGACGCCAGGCAGGATGTGGTGATCCTGGAAGTCGGCCTGGGCGGGCGGCTGGACGCGGTCAACGTGATCGACGCCGATGTGGCCGTCGTCACCAGCATCGACATCGACCACACCGAATACCTGGGCGAGACGCGCGAAGAGATCGGCTTCGAGAAGGCCGGCATCTTCCGTCCCGGCAAGGTCGCCGTATGCGGCGATCCGGTGCCGCCCAAGTCCTTGATCGAACACGCCGAGAAGATCGGCGCCGACCTCTGGCTGATGGGACGCGACTACAACTACCAGGGCGACAAGCAGCAATGGGCCTACGGCGGACGCGGCATGCGCCGCAATTCGCTGGCCTATCCCAGCCTGCGCGGCGCCAACCAGATCCTCAACGCCTCGGCCGCGCTGGCCGCGCTGGAAGCGTTGCGGGAAGTGCTGCCGGTGGGCGCGCAGGAGGTGCGCACGGGGCTGGCCACGGTCGAGCTGCCGGGGCGCTTCCAGGTGCTGCCGGGCCAGCCGCTGGTGATCCTGGACGTGGCGCACAATCCGCACGCCGCCGCCACGCTGGCGCAAAACCTCGACAACATGGGCTTCCACCCCTACACCTATGCGGTGTTCGGCTCCATGCTGGACAAGGACATCGAAGGCGTCATCGGCCACCTGAAGGACAAGATCGACCACTGGTGCGTGACCGGGCTGCCGCTGCCGCGCGCGGCCACCGCGCAACAGCTCAGGGAGGCTTTGCTGAGCGCCGGCGTCGAGCCGGAGTTCAGGCGTGACGCGGCGCGCAGCATCGAGACCTTCGATACGCCGGCCGCC